A genomic stretch from Corynebacterium faecale includes:
- a CDS encoding carbon starvation CstA family protein produces MSPTARVGLLVFGVMAAVGWGAIAFARGETINSVWLVLAAVGSYIIAFSFYARLIEYKVVKPKDNRATPAEYVNDAKDFVPTDRRVLFGHHFAAIAGAGPLVGPVMAAQMGYLPGTLWIILGVIFAGAVQDYLVLWISTRRRGRSLGQMIRDEMGTVGGFAGILATITIMIIIIAVLALVVVNALADSPWGVFSITMTIPIAMFMGLYLRYLRPGRVTEVSIIGVALLLLAIVAGGWVAETSWGVEWFTWSKTTLALALIGYGIMAAILPVWLLLAPRDYLSTFMKIGVIALLAVGILIDRPEIQMPSVTSFATDGNGPVFSGSLFPFLFITIACGALSGFHALIASGTTPKLVEKESQMRMLGYGGMLMESFVAIMALITAVILDRHLYFVMNAPLALTGGTPEAAATWVNSIGLPGNDLTADQIQDAADGVGEASVISRTGGAPTLAFGMSEILANIFGGAGMKAFWYHFAIMFEALFILTTVDAGTRVARFMMTDSLGSIPGLRKFKDPNWTLGNWISTIVVCALWGAILLMGVTDPLGGINVLFPLFGIANQLLAAMALSLILVVVVKKGLYKWAWIPAVPLAWDVVVTMTASWQKIFHSNPAIGYWAQNSNFREAKADGLTSFGAAATPEAIDAVIRNTFIQGVLSIVFAVLVLIVVIAALVVCVKSIQARARGEEVATTEEPDTESALFAPAGFVASSKDKEIQAMWDEREAATGVPANRGVGH; encoded by the coding sequence ATGTCGCCCACCGCGCGCGTGGGCCTCCTTGTATTCGGCGTCATGGCAGCCGTCGGCTGGGGCGCCATCGCCTTCGCCCGGGGCGAGACCATCAACTCCGTGTGGCTGGTTCTGGCCGCCGTGGGTTCCTATATCATCGCGTTCTCCTTCTACGCCCGACTCATCGAATACAAGGTGGTCAAGCCGAAGGACAACCGCGCAACCCCGGCCGAATACGTCAACGACGCCAAGGACTTCGTCCCCACCGACCGCCGTGTGCTGTTCGGACACCACTTCGCCGCCATCGCCGGCGCCGGACCCCTGGTGGGCCCCGTCATGGCAGCCCAGATGGGGTACCTGCCCGGAACCCTGTGGATCATCCTCGGCGTGATCTTCGCCGGCGCAGTCCAGGATTACCTGGTGCTGTGGATCTCCACACGCCGACGTGGTCGTTCACTCGGCCAGATGATCCGCGATGAGATGGGCACCGTCGGTGGTTTCGCCGGCATCCTGGCCACCATCACCATCATGATCATCATCATCGCCGTCCTGGCACTCGTGGTGGTCAACGCACTCGCAGATTCCCCGTGGGGCGTCTTCTCCATCACCATGACCATCCCGATCGCGATGTTCATGGGCCTCTACCTGCGTTACCTGCGCCCGGGGCGAGTCACCGAGGTCTCCATCATCGGTGTGGCACTGTTGCTGTTGGCGATCGTCGCCGGCGGCTGGGTCGCGGAAACCTCCTGGGGTGTGGAATGGTTCACCTGGTCCAAGACCACCCTGGCTCTCGCACTGATCGGTTATGGCATCATGGCCGCCATCCTGCCGGTCTGGCTGCTGCTGGCACCACGTGACTACCTGTCCACCTTCATGAAGATCGGCGTCATCGCGCTGCTGGCCGTGGGTATCCTCATCGACCGCCCTGAAATCCAGATGCCGTCTGTCACTTCCTTCGCCACCGACGGCAACGGACCGGTGTTCTCCGGCAGTCTCTTCCCCTTCCTGTTCATCACCATCGCCTGTGGTGCGCTTTCCGGATTCCACGCACTGATCGCCTCGGGCACCACCCCGAAGCTGGTGGAGAAGGAATCCCAGATGCGCATGCTCGGCTACGGCGGCATGCTCATGGAATCCTTCGTGGCCATCATGGCGCTGATCACCGCAGTGATCCTGGACCGCCACCTGTACTTCGTCATGAACGCACCGCTCGCACTGACCGGTGGCACCCCGGAAGCCGCCGCAACCTGGGTCAACTCCATCGGCCTGCCGGGCAATGACCTGACCGCAGACCAGATCCAGGACGCCGCTGACGGTGTGGGTGAAGCCTCCGTGATCTCCCGAACCGGTGGCGCACCGACCCTGGCATTCGGCATGTCCGAGATCCTGGCCAATATCTTCGGCGGGGCCGGCATGAAGGCCTTCTGGTACCACTTCGCCATCATGTTTGAAGCACTGTTCATCCTCACCACAGTTGATGCCGGCACCCGCGTGGCCCGCTTCATGATGACCGACTCCCTCGGCTCCATCCCCGGTCTGCGTAAATTCAAGGACCCGAATTGGACCCTGGGCAACTGGATCTCCACCATCGTGGTCTGTGCACTGTGGGGTGCCATCCTCCTCATGGGCGTCACCGACCCGCTCGGTGGCATCAACGTGCTGTTCCCACTGTTCGGTATCGCCAACCAGCTGCTCGCCGCCATGGCGCTGTCACTGATCCTGGTCGTGGTGGTGAAGAAGGGGCTGTATAAGTGGGCCTGGATCCCGGCTGTTCCACTGGCATGGGATGTGGTGGTCACCATGACCGCCTCCTGGCAGAAGATCTTCCACTCCAACCCGGCCATCGGTTACTGGGCCCAGAACAGCAACTTCCGCGAGGCCAAGGCAGATGGGCTGACCTCCTTCGGGGCTGCAGCCACCCCGGAGGCCATTGATGCGGTCATCCGCAACACCTTCATCCAGGGTGTGCTCTCCATCGTGTTCGCCGTGCTCGTACTCATCGTGGTCATCGCCGCCCTGGTCGTGTGTGTGAAATCCATCCAGGCACGTGCCCGCGGTGAGGAAGTCGCCACCACCGAGGAACCCGATACCGAATCCGCCCTGTTCGCTCCGGCCGGTTTCGTTGCGTCCTCGAAGGACAAGGAGATCCAGGCCATGTGGGATGAACGCGAAGCCGCAACCGGTGTTCCCGCCAACCGCGGTGTCGGACACTAG
- a CDS encoding YbdD/YjiX family protein — MNSLARTILKTPAHVWWYLTELMGDTAYAKYVTHLKAHQPDATVPTEREYWRARYAAQDANPGARCC, encoded by the coding sequence ATGAACAGCCTGGCCCGCACCATTCTCAAGACCCCCGCACACGTGTGGTGGTACCTCACCGAATTGATGGGGGACACCGCCTATGCCAAGTATGTGACGCACCTGAAGGCTCACCAACCCGATGCCACGGTGCCCACAGAACGCGAATATTGGCGGGCCCGCTATGCCGCGCAGGACGCCAATCCCGGCGCCCGTTGTTGTTAG